From one Desmodus rotundus isolate HL8 chromosome X, HLdesRot8A.1, whole genome shotgun sequence genomic stretch:
- the LOC112308181 gene encoding 40-kDa huntingtin-associated protein yields the protein MAASAASLGGFLGPGPDARDFLARYRQVSNKLKKRFLRKPNVAEAGEQFGQLGRELRAQECLPYAAWCQLAVARCHQALFHGPGEALALTEAARLFLRQEREARQRLVCPAAYGEPLQAAASALGAAVRLHLELGQPAAAAALCLELAAALRDLGQPAAAAVHFQRAAQLQLPQLPLAALQALGDAASCQLLARDYDGALALFTRLQCLAREHGSHPVQPPPPQLQLQSQVQLQPQPPGLQLGGRVAGVRPAALRPQIARFVATPSGALLSSSWEVVVRCEVSRVLLLLLLQPPPAKLLPEHAHTLEKYSWEAFDSHGQETSGQLPEELFLLLQSLVMATHEKDTEAIKSLQVEMWPLLSAEQNHLLHLVLQETISPSGQGF from the coding sequence ATGGCGGCGTCCGCTGCTAGCCTGGGTGGCTTTTTGGGCCCGGGGCCCGATGCCAGGGACTTCCTGGCCAGGTATCGCCAGGTGTCGAACAAACTGAAAAAGCGGTTCCTGCGTAAACCTAACGTGGCGGAGGCCGGCGAGCAGTTCGGACAACTAGGCCGCGAGCTGCGAGCCCAGGAGTGCCTGCCTTACGCGGCCTGGTGCCAGCTGGCAGTTGCGCGCTGCCATCAGGCGCTCTTCCACGGGCCCGGGGAAGCTCTGGCCCTCACCGAGGCCGCCCGCCTCTTCCTGCGGCAGGAGCGCGAGGCGCGCCAGCGCCTGGTCTGCCCCGCCGCCTACGGGGAGCCGCTGCAGGCAGCTGCCAGCGCCCTGGGTGCCGCTGTGCGCCTGCACCTTGAGTTGGGCCagccggccgccgccgccgccctctGCCTGGAGCTGGCCGCCGCCCTGCGCGACCTGGGTCAGCCGGCCGCTGCCGCTGTCCACTTCCAGCGCGCTGCCCAGCTGCAgctgccccagctgcccctggCCGCACTGCAGGCGCTCGGCGATGCCGCCTCCTGCCAGCTGTTGGCGCGCGACTACGACGGCGCCTTGGCGCTCTTCACGCGCTTGCAATGCCTGGCGCGCGAGCACGGCAGCCACCCGGTGCAGCCGCCGCCACCCCAGCTTCAGCTCCAGTCGCAGGTTCAGCTGcagccacagcctcctgggctccAGCTCGGTGGCCGCGTGGCCGGGGTCCGGCCCGCAGCGCTGCGCCCTCAGATTGCCCGCTTTGTGGCCACGCCCTCTGGTGCCTTGCTCAGCTCCTCCTGGGAGGTGGTGGTCCGCTGCGAGGTGTCCcgcgtgctgctgctgctgctcctgcaaCCACCGCCCGCCAAGCTCCTCCCGGAGCATGCCCACACCTTGGAGAAGTACTCCTGGGAGGCTTTCGACAGCCACGGGCAGGAGACCAGTGGCCAGCTTCCCGAGGAGCTCTTCCTGCTGCTCCAGTCCCTGGTCATGGCTACCCACGAAAAGGACACGGAAGCCATCAAGTCGCTGCAGGTGGAGATGTGGCCACTGTTGAGTGCCGAGCAGAACCACCTCCTTCACCTCGTTCTGCAAGAAACCATCTCCCCCTCAGGACAGGGGTTCTGA
- the LOC112308156 gene encoding histone H2A-Bbd type 2/3-like — MPGQRSRRRSSGHRRHHQRRTRNRTARAQLLFSVSHVERLLREGRYAQRLTSSAPIFLAAIVQYLLATVLQLAGNEARRSGCRRITSRLVDMAMHNNAQLSAFFGTTTISLVAPGWQ; from the coding sequence ATGCCTGGTCAGAGGAGCCGCAGGAGGTCGTCCGGTCACCGTCGCCATCACCAGAGGCGGACCCGCAACCGCACCGCCAGGGCCCAGCTGCTTTTCTCGGTGAGCCACGTGGAGCGCCTGCTGCGGGAAGGCCGCTACGCCCAGCGCCTGACCTCGTCCGCACCCATCTTCCTGGCGGCCATCGTTCAGTATCTGCTCGCCACGGTCCTGCAGCTGGCCGGGAACGAGGCCCGGAGAAGTGGCTGCCGGCGCATCACCTCACGGCTCGTGGACATGGCCATGCACAACAACGCGCAGCTCAGTGCCTTCTTCGGAACTACCACCATTTCCCTAGTGGCCCCGGGCTGGCAGTAG